One Glutamicibacter halophytocola DNA segment encodes these proteins:
- a CDS encoding MaoC family dehydratase N-terminal domain-containing protein, whose translation MGINPELVGRVFPAGESYQVGREKIREFAQATKATSPAHFDVQAAQELGYADVVAPPTFAIIVAQRADAQLIADPASGIDFSRVVHADQRFTHHRPIVAGDELVAELHVDQVREMGAGAMITTRAEITTVAGESVATTISSLLVRAED comes from the coding sequence ATGGGCATCAATCCCGAACTAGTGGGGCGCGTATTCCCCGCTGGAGAGTCCTACCAGGTAGGACGCGAAAAAATCCGCGAATTCGCTCAGGCAACCAAGGCCACTTCGCCAGCCCACTTCGACGTGCAGGCAGCCCAGGAGCTGGGCTACGCCGACGTGGTCGCGCCCCCAACTTTCGCCATCATCGTGGCACAGCGCGCCGACGCGCAGCTGATTGCCGACCCGGCCTCGGGCATCGACTTCTCCCGGGTGGTCCACGCAGACCAGCGCTTCACCCACCACCGTCCAATTGTCGCCGGCGACGAACTGGTTGCAGAACTGCACGTTGACCAGGTCCGCGAAATGGGCGCCGGCGCGATGATCACCACGCGCGCGGAAATCACCACCGTGGCCGGCGAATCGGTCGCCACCACCATCTCATCGCTACTGGTACGAGCTGAGGACTAA
- a CDS encoding MaoC family dehydratase: MIDFESLEKGTVIGSRTVQVNRADLVRYAGASGDFNPIHWNERFAKEVELPSVIAHGMFTMGSVIDLVSQWVGNPGAIIDYQTRFTKPVVVEDPEGSNPGDFEGTIIQVEGKVGALDSEQRTARIDLAVTASDSKVLLKCQAVVQL, from the coding sequence ATGATCGACTTCGAAAGCCTTGAAAAGGGAACGGTCATCGGTTCCCGCACCGTGCAGGTCAACCGCGCGGACCTCGTACGCTACGCAGGCGCCTCGGGGGACTTCAACCCGATCCACTGGAATGAGCGCTTCGCCAAGGAAGTAGAGCTTCCCTCGGTCATCGCCCACGGCATGTTCACCATGGGCTCGGTCATCGACCTGGTATCGCAGTGGGTGGGAAACCCCGGAGCCATCATCGACTACCAGACCCGCTTCACCAAGCCGGTGGTGGTCGAAGATCCCGAGGGCAGCAACCCGGGAGACTTTGAAGGCACCATCATCCAGGTGGAAGGCAAGGTCGGCGCGCTCGATAGCGAGCAGCGCACCGCCCGCATCGATCTGGCCGTCACCGCCAGCGACAGCAAGGTGCTGCTCAAGTGCCAAGCAGTGGTGCAGCTCTAG